The following coding sequences lie in one Lolium perenne isolate Kyuss_39 chromosome 2, Kyuss_2.0, whole genome shotgun sequence genomic window:
- the LOC127334018 gene encoding plastid division protein PDV2, with protein MAMEGEEQIGLVLARASDLRSRISACAAAAARSLPRLGAGEEEDGGQEYDEEEEGVGVESLVGINDALESLEQQLASLQDLQHQQRYEREAILGQIDRSRTSLLNKLREYKGEDCEVIHEAAAFAGEKIENDDGLILPPYSSHVTNSFVLDDLYPTNYVSKSKCLHNGLGANAMTEDGTRTNGLQNRSASTSSRNSQGGIRSFIGWMAKTAVMVVGAVSIMKATGYEPTIRSSIKLDIAGLFGKELTGAKEQVPTIQCPPGKVMLVEDGRAHCVVKERVEIPFGTSLAAPDASYGLG; from the exons ATGGCCATGGAAGGGGAAGAGCAGATTGGCCTCGTTCTTGCCCGCGCCTCGGACCTCCGCTCCAGGATCTCCGcctgtgccgccgccgccgcgcggtcCCTGCCGCGGCTGGGCGCCGGGGAGGAGGAAGACGGCGGGCAAGaatacgacgaggaggaggagggggtgggGGTGGAGAGCCTGGTCGGCATCAACGACGCGCTCGAGTCGCTCGAGCAGCAGCTCGCATCCCTGCAG GACCTCCAACACCAACAGAGGTATGAGCGAGAAGCCATCCTGGGCCAGATTGATCGCAGTCGAACATCTCTCCTTAACAAGCTCAGAGAATACAAGGGAGAGGACTGTGAGGTAATCCATGAGGCAGCTGCTTTTGCTGGCGAAAAAATTGAAAATGATGACGGTCTGATCCTACCTCCTTACTCGAGCCATGTCACCAACTCCTTTGTGCTTGATGATCTCTATCCTACAAACTATGTGTCCAAGTCCAAGTGTTTGCACAACGGACTGGGTGCTAATGCCATGACTGAAGATGGTACAAGGACAAACGGCCTGCAAAACAGAAGTGCTAGCACGTCGAGCCGCAATTCACAGGGAGGAATCAGATCTTTCATCGGATGGATGGCAAAAACAGCGGTCATGGTTGTGGGCGCTGTATCAATCATGAAGGCTACTGGCTACGAGCCCACGATAAGGAGCAGCATAAAACTTGACATTGCGGGGCTGTTTGGCAAAGAGTTGACTGGTGCAAAAGAGCAGGTTCCTACTATCCAGTGCCCTCCTGGGAAGGTAATGCTGGTCGAAGATGGCAGGGCGCACTGCGTTGTGAAGGAAAGGGTCGAGATCCCCTTTGGCACCAGCCTCGCGGCCCCAGATGCAAGCTATGGCTTAGGTTGA